A window from Litoribacterium kuwaitense encodes these proteins:
- a CDS encoding glycerate kinase, producing KNLGIQIMDVPGAGAAGGLGAGLKAFCGADIQSGIDKIIEIIDIEKYLLNTDLVITGEGRMDSQSVQGKAPIGVSKIAKKHHIPVIAIVGCEGERIHEVYHNGIDLVIDIINEPMDIDTAMGSVALLTENAGEKAIRSYLLREVKYGVKEETSI from the coding sequence AAAAAATTTAGGTATACAGATTATGGATGTCCCTGGAGCTGGGGCTGCTGGGGGATTAGGGGCAGGGCTTAAAGCATTTTGCGGCGCAGACATCCAATCTGGAATCGATAAGATCATCGAAATCATTGATATTGAAAAATATTTGCTAAATACGGATTTAGTCATCACTGGTGAGGGGAGGATGGATTCTCAATCCGTTCAAGGGAAAGCTCCAATCGGTGTTTCAAAAATAGCAAAGAAACATCATATCCCTGTCATTGCCATTGTAGGGTGTGAAGGTGAGCGCATTCATGAGGTTTACCACAATGGTATTGATTTAGTCATTGACATCATTAATGAACCAATGGACATAGACACTGCAATGGGAAGCGTGGCGCTTTTAACAGAGAATGCAGGCGAAAAAGCAATTCGGTCTTATTTGTTAAGAGAGGTTAAGTATGGAGTGAAGGAGGAAACCAGCATATGA
- a CDS encoding sodium:solute symporter family protein, translating to MGVDQLIVVGILLYSGVLVYHGFRSFKETSKSSESFFTADRGVNPFVLLATTAISVFSALAFYGAPAALYRDGIGFFANTGGMVAGLLFVVIGYRIWILGKEYGFLTPVDYLRSRYDSEGYGLLVAIVLILFILPYVAMQLIAIGDAVSVTTHGFMSYLPAVALATIVVSLHIIGGGMKSVAWMDAFHFVLGIGTLIVLVTYLTLTYFPNGGLAEAVNIIMDDPELAPLLSHPGPNGTFNWQGSLSTVLTAAVATVVWPHIFMRMYVTANKETFKMMSWALPISYLFVYFFIVIIGTILAPAILGSGVTNTDSIVSILSTDYAPPIISFLSLLCLFAFGVSTADSLLLSASAMGSRDIFVHHAFELKGKSVDPQRVVTFGRILLVILMVLILIIVASRPAYIVDYAYSLSSPFFAQILPATVFGLFWKRGTKEAAYTGTILGLIVTTVFTFFIPAPLGFSALVWALLANTVSYVAVSYVTKAPAHVIDRYITRIDSIIYSGTAVNNSVDHALSSLNERKDFKG from the coding sequence ATGGGTGTCGATCAACTGATTGTTGTTGGAATATTGTTGTATTCGGGCGTACTCGTATATCACGGATTTCGATCCTTTAAAGAAACGAGTAAGTCTTCAGAATCATTCTTTACTGCCGATCGAGGCGTGAATCCATTTGTATTATTAGCGACGACAGCAATTTCTGTATTCTCAGCATTAGCATTTTATGGTGCTCCTGCTGCACTATACCGAGACGGCATCGGCTTTTTCGCAAATACTGGAGGGATGGTGGCAGGACTACTTTTTGTTGTCATTGGTTATCGGATCTGGATCTTAGGAAAGGAATACGGGTTCCTGACACCTGTTGATTACCTTCGATCAAGATACGATTCAGAAGGGTACGGATTGTTGGTAGCAATTGTATTGATACTATTTATTCTTCCATATGTAGCTATGCAGCTTATTGCCATTGGTGATGCGGTTTCCGTTACGACTCATGGATTCATGAGTTATCTTCCTGCGGTGGCGCTCGCGACGATTGTCGTTTCTTTACATATTATTGGCGGCGGGATGAAGTCTGTTGCTTGGATGGATGCTTTTCACTTTGTTTTAGGAATCGGCACGCTTATTGTGTTAGTCACTTACTTAACCTTAACGTATTTTCCTAATGGTGGTTTGGCGGAAGCAGTTAATATCATTATGGATGATCCAGAGCTTGCCCCATTATTATCTCACCCTGGGCCAAATGGAACATTTAATTGGCAAGGTTCATTATCCACTGTATTAACAGCTGCCGTTGCTACGGTGGTTTGGCCGCATATTTTCATGAGAATGTATGTGACGGCAAATAAAGAGACATTCAAAATGATGTCATGGGCATTACCGATTTCTTATCTGTTTGTCTATTTTTTCATCGTCATCATTGGAACGATACTGGCTCCAGCCATTTTAGGGTCGGGTGTTACAAATACAGACAGTATCGTCTCGATATTATCTACAGATTACGCACCACCTATTATTTCCTTCTTGTCACTTTTATGTTTATTTGCTTTTGGCGTATCGACGGCAGACTCACTTCTGTTATCCGCCAGCGCGATGGGATCACGAGATATTTTCGTTCATCACGCTTTTGAGTTAAAAGGGAAAAGCGTGGACCCACAAAGAGTCGTTACTTTCGGAAGAATTTTACTCGTTATTTTAATGGTGCTCATTTTAATCATTGTCGCAAGCAGACCTGCCTATATTGTCGATTATGCGTATAGTTTATCTTCACCTTTCTTTGCGCAAATCTTGCCAGCAACAGTGTTTGGACTGTTCTGGAAAAGAGGAACAAAAGAGGCTGCATATACGGGGACAATCTTAGGTTTAATCGTGACGACAGTCTTTACTTTCTTTATTCCAGCGCCATTAGGTTTTTCAGCATTAGTGTGGGCGTTGCTCGCCAATACGGTTTCCTATGTAGCTGTGAGTTATGTAACGAAAGCACCTGCTCATGTCATTGACCGG